Sequence from the Botrytis cinerea B05.10 chromosome 12, complete sequence genome:
TCTGATCATATCTTTCGAACAATCACCCCCTTGacttcccccccccccccccccccccccactACACAGATCACTTCCCCGCCAAAGATATAGAAATGCcccaaaatcgaaaataaaaCATACTCGGAGAAGTCCTTGGGTTCTTCAGGCCACACAAACGGtctatccatctccaccatCATCCTCTTGATACTCCTCGGTCTGAACCATTTCCTCGGCGTTGGCATTTTCGCTCCTGGTTTTCCTTCCCTCAATTTTTGCGCTTGGATGTAACTTCGTACTCCTCGAACCTCGATTCCATAGGCATTCCATAAATAATCTCTCAAGTCCAATTTGTTCAAATTGAGGGGTACGATAAAGGAAGCGAACGAGGGTGGTGAATTCGGAGTGCGGAGGAGGGTGATTGTGAAATTGGGGCTGTAGTGAGAAGAGGGGTTAGCTTCCAGATGGCAAGAAGCAGGATGGTGAGGGGGAATCGTACAGAAATATCTCTTTGCGACCCATTTTGGGCGCTCGAGCGACGGCCGCAAGGGGTGCTGCCATTTTTGCGGtggaattgggatttggagCTCTTCGATTGAAATCGCAAGTAGCAGATAAAATTAAGCGCGggaaatattattatcgGGATTCGTTTGACGCGATAAGCACAATTAAGCGCGAGCTATCGTTCTCTTCATGGGCGGTTTCCATTTCACGACTTGAGTCATTGATTCGTTCACACGTGCACGCTCGCTAGTCATGACATGACATAGATGACGGATCCATACGCACCCTAGCAAAGCGATTTTCTCGTTTTTTCCGCCGTCTTCTCAcacatcatcgtcatccatcccatcattACCTATTTGCCGGTGCTGCCTTGGCACGCGGTGAACCAAAAAAACGGCCTGCCAAAAAGACATTGTTAAATCctttgtattttgaattagatattaaaataaaaatgctTATAATTTACCATATATTTCTACTGGA
This genomic interval carries:
- the Bcmrp20 gene encoding Bcmrp20, which produces MAAPLAAVARAPKMGRKEIFLPNFTITLLRTPNSPPSFASFIVPLNLNKLDLRDYLWNAYGIEVRGVRSYIQAQKLREGKPGAKMPTPRKWFRPRSIKRMMVEMDRPFVWPEEPKDFSEWDQEGVKKRQEYEQELQAGQYPDAKQKPSKERLSIAEQARKILQGKEKWAPTRDTWMNVGEEVEVETDVTVPRIRRRE